The following proteins are encoded in a genomic region of Zea mays cultivar B73 chromosome 9, Zm-B73-REFERENCE-NAM-5.0, whole genome shotgun sequence:
- the LOC100277642 gene encoding uncharacterized protein LOC100277642 yields the protein MVAALGPGRFYGSGLPRPRFFPGDRVDPPASVTDPLLDWAREAHWSMGGFGVKRLRLQGRIEGSIDKLRRRTRRDARAKTKARSAGHVPASLSPLGSEDEAEEVAAPERALVDDDVDSDGSDESEGEEEDEPLAAIVTAAKKRRARKLSDEFDRIAAEQQYQLVVEKKRKAGAAKPARTSPRKQASAPAAGSSPKRKQASAPAAGAPAMVSPKRKAAAPAAAPSSAAGARRTSPRNKH from the coding sequence ATGGTGGCGGCGCTGGGACCCGGCCGGTTCTACGGCAGCGGCCTGCCGAGGCCACGCTTCTTCCCGGGCGACCGCGTGGACCCGCCGGCGTCCGTCACCGACCCGCTCCTCGACTGGGCGCGCGAGGCGCACTGGTCCATGGGCGGCTTCGGCGTGAAGCGCCTCCGCCTGCAGGGCCGCATCGAGGGCTCCATCGACAAGCTCCGCCGCCGCACGCGCCGCGACGCCAGGGCCAAGACCAAGGCCCGCTCTGCTGGCCACGTGCCCGCCTCGCTGTCCCCGCTCGGCTCCGAGGACGAGGCGGAGGAGGTGGCGGCGCCGGAGCGGGCGCTCGTCGACGACGACGTGGACTCGGACGGGTCCGACGAgtcggagggggaggaggaggacgagcccCTCGCTGCTATCGTCACCGCCGCCAAGAAGAGGCGCGCGAGGAAGCTCAGCGACGAGTTCGACCGCATCGCCGCGGAGCAGCAGTACCAGCTGGTCGTGGAGAAGAAGCGGAAGGCGGGTGCGGCCAAGCCGGCGAGGACGTCGCCGAGGAAGCAGGCTTCTGCACCCGCCGCTGGGTCGTCGCCGAAGAGAAAGCAGGCTTCTGCACccgccgctggggcgccggcgatgGTGTCGCCAAAGAGGAAGGCCGCCGCACCGGCCGCTGCGCCCTCGTCGGCGGCTGGGGCAAGGAGGACCTCGCCGAGGAACAAGCACTGA